The Arachis hypogaea cultivar Tifrunner chromosome 16, arahy.Tifrunner.gnm2.J5K5, whole genome shotgun sequence genome contains a region encoding:
- the LOC112757278 gene encoding probable CCR4-associated factor 1 homolog 9 encodes MVVGFPLFYRAAQPRFVERLPLLEPSPNSSVVIRQVWAANADSEFQIISSLIDKYRFVSIDTEFPGIVILPHNKTYWNLVPEETYQVMKANLDALKIIQLGLTLSNQHGNLPDLGTNNKNHYIWQFNF; translated from the coding sequence atggttgttggttttccGCTATTTTATCGTGCTGCTCAGCCAAGGTTTGTGGAACGACTGCCACTTCTAGAGCCTAGTCCCAATAGTTCAGTTGTGATCAGGCAAGTGTGGGCTGCCAACGCTGATTCTGAGTTCCAAATCATAAGCAGCTTGATTGACAAATATAGATTTGTCTCCATTGACACTGAATTTCCCGGTATAGTCATCCTGCCCCACAACAAGACCTACTGGAATCTTGTCCCAGAAGAAACTTACCAAGTCATGAAGGCCAATTTGGACGCACTCAAAATTATTCAACTTGGACTCACTCTGTCAAATCAGCACGGCAACCTCCCTGACCTAGGAACCAACAACAAAAATCACTACATCTGGCAATTCAATTTTTGA
- the LOC112757279 gene encoding probable CCR4-associated factor 1 homolog 11 — protein MRDIHAKDSVALLRNQGIDFERNAVAGVSSVHFAKLAVASGLLFNKALTWVTFHGAYDIGYLVKILTWDVLPTLLEEFLELVKELFGGNTYDVKHVMRFYNALCGGLEKVADTLHINQIAGKCHQAESDSLLTCHTFHKIREIYFFANDDGFREYINVFFGLEIAKA, from the coding sequence ATGCGTGACATCCACGCAAAGGACTCTGTGGCACTCCTACGAAACCAGGGCATCGACTTTGAACGCAATGCAGTGGCTGGAGTTTCTTCGGTGCATTTTGCGAAGTTGGCAGTAGCATCTGGGCTGTTGTTCAACAAAGCATTGACATGGGTCACATTCCATGGTGCTTATGATATTGGATATTTGGTGAAGATTCTGACATGGGATGTTCTTCCCACACTCTTGGAGGAGTTCTTGGAGCTTGTGAAAGAGctgtttgggggaaatacttatgATGTGAAGCATGTGATGAGGTTCTACAATGCCCTCTGTGGTGGTTTGGAGAAGGTGGCTGACACACTTCACATAAACCAAATTGCTGGGAAGTGCCATCAGGCTGAGTCTGACAGCTTGCTCACCTGCCACACCTTTCACAAGAttagagaaatttattttttcgcAAATGATGATGGGTTTAGGGAATACATTAATGTGTTTTTTGGGTTGGAAATTGCAAAAGCTTAA